The Rhodothermaceae bacterium genome includes a region encoding these proteins:
- a CDS encoding amidohydrolase family protein, producing MKTQTGIYFFLGLFICSLAQAQDITAFTNVMVLPMDRDQVLAAHTVVVEGDRIRSIGAEVEVPSGANVIDGTGKFLMPGLAEMHGHIPRPDEPEQYTEDVLFLYVANGITTVRGMLGAEGQLELRQRANNSELIAPNLYLAGPSFNGSSVNSPEQAVAMARSQVAEGWDLLKVHPGLTKDEFDAMARTAAEEGIRFGGHVPADVGLIHALNMDQETFDHVDGYVEYLRSQNRPEDEMLEEAIALTKEKGAWIVPTMAFWEVLYGTIDLEDLRAYDELKYMPRTVVDYWFRAVEERQRNPGYDRAAALELIRTRMRVLRALNESEVRILMGTDSPQLFSVPGFSLHRELKRMVDAGMSNYAILDSGTRAVGEYLAHKDTFGTISEGSRADLILVDGNPLDDLAKLKELSGVMVRGNWLSRADIQVRLESIEESHSVPNRR from the coding sequence ATGAAAACGCAAACAGGCATCTATTTCTTTCTCGGTCTTTTTATCTGCAGCTTGGCTCAAGCACAGGATATTACCGCATTTACCAACGTGATGGTCCTTCCCATGGATCGCGATCAGGTCTTAGCTGCGCATACGGTGGTGGTTGAAGGGGATCGGATTCGATCGATTGGAGCGGAGGTTGAGGTTCCCAGTGGTGCCAATGTTATTGATGGGACGGGGAAGTTCCTGATGCCTGGGCTCGCAGAAATGCATGGCCATATACCACGACCAGATGAGCCGGAACAATACACCGAAGATGTGCTGTTCCTGTACGTGGCCAATGGTATCACCACGGTCCGAGGAATGCTTGGGGCGGAGGGACAATTGGAGCTTCGGCAGCGTGCCAACAACAGTGAACTGATTGCGCCAAACCTGTATCTTGCGGGGCCTAGCTTTAATGGCAGTTCGGTGAACTCACCGGAGCAGGCCGTTGCAATGGCTCGGTCGCAGGTGGCGGAAGGATGGGATCTGTTGAAGGTGCATCCAGGCCTGACGAAAGATGAATTTGATGCGATGGCGCGCACAGCAGCGGAAGAGGGGATTCGTTTTGGCGGGCATGTGCCTGCGGATGTAGGCCTGATCCACGCATTAAATATGGACCAGGAGACGTTTGATCATGTCGATGGATATGTTGAATATCTTCGTTCACAGAATCGTCCAGAAGACGAGATGCTTGAGGAAGCCATTGCACTCACCAAGGAAAAAGGTGCCTGGATCGTGCCTACCATGGCGTTTTGGGAAGTTCTGTACGGGACGATTGATCTGGAGGATCTCCGTGCATACGACGAACTCAAGTATATGCCGCGCACGGTGGTTGATTACTGGTTTCGGGCGGTTGAAGAGCGACAGCGTAATCCGGGGTATGACAGAGCTGCCGCCCTCGAGTTGATTCGTACCCGGATGCGGGTATTGCGTGCACTCAATGAGTCGGAAGTCCGAATTCTCATGGGGACGGATTCTCCCCAGCTTTTCAGCGTACCGGGGTTCTCTCTGCATCGTGAGCTTAAGCGTATGGTGGATGCCGGCATGTCGAACTATGCGATTCTTGATTCAGGCACACGCGCAGTAGGTGAATACCTTGCCCATAAGGATACCTTCGGTACAATCAGTGAAGGGTCCCGGGCCGATCTGATTCTGGTGGACGGAAATCCCCTAGACGATCTGGCTAAATTGAAGGAGTTGTCTGGGGTGATGGTTCGGGGGAACTGGCTGTCTCGCGCCGACATCCAAGTGCGTCTGGAAAGCATTGAAGAATCCCACAGCGTACCGAACCGGCGCTAA
- a CDS encoding SRPBCC domain-containing protein: MADVTTSAARLPDQANRPDRCPPRKCCGTSRKPGSRLSPDCKLMISREFIIRTNPVDINASNEVVWTVLTDTRKYGEWNPFTSKIQTDFAIGSPINLLVRMGPIKFGITERLCAFEKPRLIAWEKKFGAHWLLFAKREQHLEHVDNTSCRYYNIDKLTGLLAPIVYCCFAGYMRRGFNDVAKGLKIQAEAI; the protein is encoded by the coding sequence ATGGCGGATGTTACTACGAGCGCTGCAAGATTGCCAGACCAAGCGAACAGGCCAGACAGATGTCCGCCGCGAAAATGCTGTGGAACCAGTCGGAAGCCTGGCTCAAGACTGTCACCTGACTGCAAACTCATGATCTCTCGGGAATTTATAATTCGTACCAATCCAGTTGACATCAACGCCTCCAACGAGGTAGTTTGGACTGTTCTGACTGATACTCGAAAATATGGCGAATGGAATCCGTTTACGTCAAAGATCCAGACAGATTTTGCGATTGGATCTCCCATAAATCTTCTGGTAAGGATGGGGCCCATCAAGTTTGGAATCACCGAACGTCTCTGCGCTTTCGAAAAACCCCGTCTTATTGCTTGGGAAAAGAAATTCGGAGCTCACTGGCTACTGTTCGCAAAACGAGAGCAGCACCTCGAACATGTTGACAATACAAGTTGTCGCTATTACAACATTGACAAATTGACGGGATTACTCGCGCCAATCGTGTACTGCTGTTTTGCCGGCTATATGCGGCGCGGTTTCAATGATGTGGCCAAGGGATTGAAAATCCAAGCGGAAGCAATATAG